One segment of Candidatus Methylomirabilota bacterium DNA contains the following:
- a CDS encoding efflux RND transporter periplasmic adaptor subunit, with product MRSRWTKGAAGLVLLVALSVAAAWGGRYLGGGASKPVAVTGTIEATQVDVSVKITGRILERLVKEGDRVTRGQVLVRLDDSELAADVRRQDAALRSAQATLRDLQKGARPQEIEDARAAVSSAEATRTMTEREYQRNDQLYTKNLIAAQDVDRARQAYEVAKAQERSARERLALVLAGSRPDQIDAARWQVTQAESALAQAQSRLREAVVVSPIDGVVLRKNLEAGETANPGVPILTLVNPKDVWLRAYVPETEVGRLKVGDTAALRVDAFPNRVFTGRLIEIGSEAEFTPRNVQTKKERVTLVFRIKIQIDNPDGLLKPGLPADADVG from the coding sequence ATGCGCTCCCGCTGGACCAAGGGAGCCGCCGGCCTCGTTCTCCTGGTCGCCCTGTCCGTCGCCGCCGCGTGGGGCGGGCGCTACCTGGGCGGCGGGGCGTCCAAGCCTGTCGCCGTCACAGGCACCATCGAGGCGACCCAGGTGGACGTCAGCGTCAAGATCACCGGGCGCATCCTGGAGCGCCTCGTCAAGGAGGGGGACAGGGTCACGCGCGGTCAGGTGCTGGTGCGCCTCGACGACTCCGAACTGGCAGCCGACGTCAGGCGCCAGGACGCGGCACTGCGCTCGGCCCAGGCGACGCTGCGCGATCTCCAGAAGGGGGCGCGGCCCCAGGAGATCGAGGATGCGCGGGCCGCCGTCTCGAGCGCCGAGGCCACGCGCACCATGACGGAGCGCGAATACCAGCGCAACGATCAGCTTTACACGAAGAACCTGATCGCGGCCCAGGACGTGGACCGGGCGCGGCAGGCGTACGAGGTCGCCAAGGCGCAGGAGCGGAGCGCCCGCGAGCGGCTCGCGCTCGTCCTCGCCGGCTCGCGCCCCGACCAAATCGACGCGGCGCGCTGGCAGGTGACGCAGGCCGAGTCGGCGCTGGCCCAGGCCCAGAGCCGGCTGCGCGAGGCGGTGGTCGTGTCGCCCATCGACGGCGTGGTGCTGAGGAAGAACCTCGAGGCCGGGGAGACCGCCAACCCCGGCGTGCCGATCCTGACCCTCGTCAACCCGAAGGACGTGTGGTTGCGCGCCTACGTGCCGGAGACGGAGGTGGGCCGGCTCAAGGTCGGTGACACGGCCGCGTTGCGCGTGGACGCCTTCCCCAACCGCGTCTTCACCGGGCGCCTCATCGAGATCGGCTCGGAGGCTGAGTTCACCCCGCGCAACGTCCAGACCAAGAAGGAGCGGGTCACCCTCGTCTTCCGCATCAAGATCCAGATCGACAACCCGGACGGCCTGCTCAAGCCCGGGCTGCCCGCCGACGCCGATGTCGGATGA
- a CDS encoding ABC transporter ATP-binding protein, giving the protein MSDDGCAVVTRQLTRRFGKRVAVDHLDLRVRAGEVYGFLGPNGAGKSTTLRMLCGILEPSEGGGTVLGIDLVTEPERIKSVIGYMSQKFSLYDDLTVDENLTFYARVYEVPRAQRAGRIAQMVRMADLAERERQLAGTLSGGYRQRLALACALVHSPRLIFLDEPTAGVDPVSRRNFWGLIRRLADHGTTIVVTTHYMDEAELCDTLGFIYEGKLIAQGPPAVIKSETFRRPVIEVDVEDLRRASDLLADWEAVEEVLRVGTRLRVVLAADAAGAADVEGFLERAGLRVRWAHDVEPSVEDLFVSFVDKERKARLREQLRALEMP; this is encoded by the coding sequence ATGTCGGATGACGGCTGCGCCGTCGTCACCCGCCAGCTGACACGCCGCTTCGGGAAGCGCGTGGCGGTCGACCACCTCGACCTGCGCGTGCGGGCGGGGGAGGTGTACGGCTTCCTCGGGCCCAACGGGGCGGGCAAGTCGACGACGCTCCGGATGCTCTGCGGCATCCTCGAGCCCTCCGAGGGCGGCGGGACGGTCTTGGGCATCGACCTCGTGACCGAGCCGGAGCGGATCAAGTCGGTCATCGGCTACATGTCGCAGAAGTTCTCCTTGTACGACGACCTGACCGTCGACGAGAACCTGACCTTCTACGCGCGCGTGTACGAGGTGCCTCGGGCGCAGCGCGCGGGGCGGATCGCGCAGATGGTCCGGATGGCGGACCTGGCCGAGCGGGAGCGCCAGCTCGCGGGCACGCTGTCCGGCGGCTACCGCCAGCGGCTGGCTCTGGCCTGCGCCCTGGTCCACTCCCCACGGCTCATCTTCCTCGACGAGCCGACGGCGGGCGTGGACCCCGTCTCACGCCGCAACTTCTGGGGGCTCATCCGGCGGCTGGCCGACCATGGCACGACCATCGTCGTCACGACCCACTACATGGACGAGGCCGAGCTCTGCGACACGCTGGGCTTCATTTACGAGGGCAAGCTCATTGCCCAGGGGCCGCCGGCCGTCATCAAGAGCGAGACGTTCCGTCGCCCGGTCATCGAGGTGGACGTGGAGGACCTGCGTCGCGCCTCCGATCTCCTGGCCGATTGGGAAGCGGTCGAGGAGGTGCTGCGGGTCGGAACGCGACTTCGCGTGGTGCTGGCGGCGGACGCGGCCGGGGCGGCGGACGTCGAGGGCTTCCTGGAGCGCGCCGGTCTGCGAGTGCGCTGGGCCCACGACGTCGAGCCCTCGGTGGAAGACCTGTTCGTCTCCTTCGTGGACAAGGAGCGCAAGGCGCG